In Nitrosophilus labii, the following proteins share a genomic window:
- a CDS encoding urea transporter, protein MEFYIYNPLLVGMSIGFLFKLSLVTVFLIAVASVLTFLVTIVLHTLFSTYLIPILSLPFAIVSSIVYLALLNYSNLFLETLYNHPELLSVYFYIPVWIDSFFKSIGTILFLPNFWVGVLFFVFILFHSRIMAILAVAGYYFGVYIHSLLSGSFIASLLNPYGFNYVLVAIALGSIFLVPGIRSYLMAMLGVGISVLLVDSTAIFWTLYKIPVFTLPFNFTVISFLFVLRLVKYKEFAYIIKRTPENSLSYYLMSLFRFRSNEVSIFLPFSGTWSVYQAFDDIWTHQGRWRYAYDFVIRDDEGKSYKNSGNYLEDYYAFKKPVLSPVSGYVVEAVSYHKDNPIGEVDNINNWGNYIILSTSNGVYVEISHLAQNSLRIKKGDFVEAGQIIALCGNSGYSPEPHIHIQVQESSYLGSKTVPFNFVAYSKNDRLFFYERPKKMKKYPV, encoded by the coding sequence GTGGAATTTTATATCTATAATCCTTTGCTTGTAGGAATGAGCATAGGTTTTTTGTTTAAGCTTTCATTGGTAACCGTTTTTTTAATAGCTGTGGCTTCTGTTTTAACCTTTTTGGTTACCATAGTTTTGCATACTCTTTTTTCGACCTATCTCATTCCTATATTATCACTTCCTTTTGCAATAGTTAGTTCTATTGTCTATCTGGCGTTGCTTAATTACTCCAACCTTTTTTTAGAGACTCTTTATAATCATCCTGAACTTTTAAGCGTCTATTTTTATATACCAGTTTGGATAGACTCTTTTTTTAAATCTATAGGGACTATTCTTTTTTTGCCGAACTTTTGGGTTGGAGTACTCTTTTTTGTTTTCATTCTTTTTCATTCTAGAATAATGGCAATTTTAGCGGTTGCGGGATACTATTTTGGAGTTTATATCCATTCGTTGCTAAGCGGTTCGTTTATAGCTTCTTTGTTAAATCCCTACGGATTTAACTATGTTTTGGTTGCCATTGCTTTAGGCTCTATATTTTTGGTACCTGGCATTAGAAGTTATTTGATGGCAATGCTTGGTGTGGGGATTTCAGTATTATTAGTGGACTCAACTGCAATTTTTTGGACGCTTTATAAAATACCAGTTTTTACTTTGCCTTTTAATTTTACAGTTATAAGTTTTTTGTTCGTATTGCGTCTTGTTAAATATAAAGAGTTTGCATATATCATAAAAAGAACCCCCGAAAACAGTTTAAGTTACTATCTTATGAGTCTTTTTAGATTCAGATCAAACGAAGTTAGTATATTTTTGCCGTTTTCCGGGACATGGAGCGTGTATCAAGCTTTTGACGATATATGGACTCATCAGGGTAGATGGAGATACGCTTACGATTTTGTTATAAGAGACGATGAAGGTAAAAGCTACAAAAATAGTGGAAACTATCTTGAGGATTATTACGCATTCAAAAAACCTGTTTTGTCTCCTGTTAGTGGATATGTAGTTGAAGCCGTATCGTATCATAAAGATAATCCGATAGGAGAAGTGGATAATATCAATAACTGGGGAAACTATATAATTTTATCGACGAGTAATGGTGTTTATGTAGAGATATCTCACCTAGCCCAAAACTCATTACGTATTAAAAAAGGCGATTTTGTCGAAGCAGGACAGATTATTGCACTATGTGGTAACAGCGGTTATTCACCTGAACCTCATATTCATATTCAAGTTCAAGAGAGTTCTTATCTGGGGTCGAAAACCGTTCCTTTTAATTTTGTTGCATATAGTAAAAATGATAGACTCTTTTTTTACGAAAGACCGAAAAAGATGAAAAAATATCCAGTTTAA
- a CDS encoding DNA translocase FtsK gives MLYNWTLKSVKGENILKDIILIITAVIFLYLGFSTIIDDPKYVGKFGHAFSLSNKEYFGYIAFVYLFLLLYPLYKIYKKPIFNKKSFETLVAYLLLLFSFLIFQALVVDDLYKGKIGNLIVSSIKPYIGIAGAWLFWFVTFSISLILLFDKRVEEFFAKYKKTTSRFERELPKTVKTKSVEKVSSKDKKVNKNEKIVIPNNPIEADNSETIETKSDEEERKTDTFKEPSLITDIVKTEIVDELEENKKLLETVEKGSLEKPKNFKLPTLDFLEKPQKKRSSINEAEIDKKIKELIEKLAKFKIEGDVVRTYTGPVVTTFEFKPAPHIKVSKILNLQDDLAMALKAKTIRIQAPVPGKDVVGIEIPNKEIETIYLREILESDIFKNAASPLTIALGKDIVGKSFVTDLKKLPHLLIAGTTGSGKSVGINSIIVSLLYRNSPDNLKLMLIDPKMLEFSIYNDIPHLLTPVITKSKQAITALNNMVAEMERRYQLMSKTKTKNIESYNKKAKKEGFEPLPYIVVTIDELADLMMTSGKEVEYSIARLAQMARASGIHLIVATQRPSVDVVTGLIKANLPSRISFKVGQKIDSKVILDTFGAESLLGRGDMLFTPPGITGLIRLHAPWISENEIENIVEFLKVQREPEYDEKFLKEEIGSNGNTNEIDEELDELYEEAKEIVLKERKTSISYLQRRLQIGYNRAARIVEQLENTGVLSPPNSKGNREIII, from the coding sequence TTGTTGTATAATTGGACTCTTAAATCGGTTAAAGGAGAGAACATTTTAAAAGATATTATTTTAATAATTACAGCTGTTATATTTTTATATCTCGGATTTTCCACTATTATTGATGATCCTAAATATGTTGGTAAATTTGGACACGCTTTTTCTTTGTCCAATAAAGAGTATTTCGGCTATATCGCTTTTGTATATCTTTTTTTACTTCTTTATCCTTTATATAAGATATACAAAAAACCTATTTTTAATAAAAAAAGTTTCGAGACTCTTGTAGCATATTTGCTCTTACTTTTCTCTTTTTTGATTTTTCAAGCCTTAGTTGTTGATGATCTCTACAAAGGCAAAATAGGTAACTTGATAGTTTCATCAATAAAACCGTATATAGGGATTGCTGGTGCTTGGCTTTTTTGGTTTGTAACATTTTCCATATCTTTGATTTTGCTGTTTGATAAAAGAGTAGAGGAGTTTTTTGCAAAATATAAAAAAACTACCTCTAGGTTCGAAAGAGAGCTTCCAAAAACAGTAAAAACTAAGAGTGTAGAAAAAGTTTCATCCAAAGATAAAAAAGTAAATAAAAATGAAAAAATAGTTATACCCAATAATCCTATAGAGGCAGATAATAGTGAAACTATAGAGACTAAGAGTGATGAAGAGGAACGTAAAACTGATACGTTTAAAGAGCCCTCTTTAATAACCGATATCGTAAAAACTGAGATAGTTGACGAGCTTGAAGAAAATAAAAAACTTCTGGAAACGGTAGAAAAAGGGAGTCTTGAAAAACCTAAAAATTTCAAACTACCGACACTTGATTTTTTAGAAAAGCCTCAAAAAAAGAGAAGTAGTATCAATGAAGCGGAGATCGATAAAAAAATAAAAGAACTTATTGAAAAGCTTGCTAAATTTAAAATAGAAGGGGATGTAGTTAGAACATATACTGGTCCTGTTGTTACAACATTTGAATTTAAACCTGCTCCCCATATAAAAGTATCTAAGATACTAAATCTTCAAGATGATTTAGCAATGGCTTTGAAAGCTAAAACCATAAGGATTCAAGCCCCAGTTCCTGGAAAAGACGTGGTTGGTATAGAGATCCCTAATAAAGAGATTGAGACGATATACCTTAGAGAAATTCTCGAGAGCGACATTTTTAAAAACGCGGCTTCTCCTTTGACCATAGCCCTTGGAAAAGATATTGTGGGAAAATCTTTTGTAACCGATCTAAAAAAACTTCCACATCTGCTTATTGCGGGAACGACTGGTAGCGGGAAAAGTGTAGGTATAAACTCTATAATAGTAAGTCTTTTATATAGAAATTCTCCGGATAACTTAAAACTTATGTTGATAGATCCTAAAATGCTCGAATTTTCTATTTATAACGATATTCCTCACCTATTGACACCTGTGATAACAAAATCAAAACAGGCCATAACTGCTTTAAACAATATGGTTGCAGAGATGGAGAGACGCTATCAGTTGATGAGTAAAACCAAAACAAAAAATATTGAAAGTTACAATAAAAAGGCAAAAAAAGAGGGTTTTGAACCTTTGCCTTATATTGTGGTAACTATTGATGAACTTGCAGATTTGATGATGACAAGCGGCAAAGAGGTAGAATACTCCATAGCAAGACTTGCACAGATGGCAAGAGCTTCGGGAATACATCTAATAGTAGCAACACAAAGACCAAGTGTAGATGTTGTAACAGGACTTATCAAAGCAAATCTTCCATCACGTATAAGTTTTAAAGTTGGACAAAAAATAGATTCTAAAGTTATATTAGATACTTTTGGTGCCGAATCTCTTCTTGGCAGAGGGGATATGTTGTTTACTCCTCCAGGAATTACAGGCCTTATTAGACTTCATGCACCTTGGATCAGTGAAAATGAGATAGAAAATATTGTAGAATTTTTAAAAGTACAAAGAGAACCTGAGTATGATGAAAAATTTCTAAAAGAAGAGATAGGAAGTAATGGAAATACTAATGAAATAGATGAGGAGCTGGATGAACTTTATGAAGAGGCAAAAGAGATTGTTTTAAAAGAAAGGAAAACTTCTATAAGCTACCTTCAAAGAAGATTGCAAATTGGATATAACCGGGCAGCAAGAATAGTTGAACAGTTAGAAAACACTGGTGTTTTGTCTCCTCCAAATTCAAAAGGGAACAGAGAAATTATAATATAA
- a CDS encoding tetratricopeptide repeat protein → MKKIILFAILAIFSYSYDDIIKKSYYDSYNYEKMGDYEDAIKSLMPVIQKYPDAYTPNLRLGWLYYLDKKYKNALYHYKKAAIAAKSAISPRLGIINIYILQQKYDDALKICNDILKVDYYNYYANLYLVKILIGKSDFINAKAIAYKMLSLYPTDISFLELLAKIYQKTDNLENAKKIYEDILILDPKNFAAYNFFQSLIR, encoded by the coding sequence ATGAAAAAAATTATCTTATTTGCAATTTTGGCTATATTTTCATATAGTTATGATGATATTATAAAAAAATCTTATTACGACTCCTATAATTATGAAAAGATGGGAGATTATGAAGATGCTATAAAATCGTTAATGCCGGTAATACAAAAATATCCGGATGCTTATACGCCAAATCTTAGATTGGGATGGCTCTATTATCTCGATAAAAAGTACAAAAATGCACTCTATCATTACAAAAAAGCCGCTATAGCCGCAAAAAGTGCGATATCTCCAAGACTTGGAATAATCAATATATATATACTTCAGCAAAAATATGATGATGCCCTTAAAATATGTAACGATATTTTAAAAGTTGATTATTATAACTATTATGCCAATTTATATCTAGTAAAAATTCTTATAGGAAAGAGTGATTTTATAAACGCCAAAGCAATAGCTTATAAAATGCTCTCTTTATATCCTACTGATATCTCTTTTTTAGAGCTTTTAGCTAAAATTTATCAAAAAACAGATAATTTAGAAAATGCTAAAAAGATTTATGAGGATATACTGATTTTAGATCCAAAAAATTTTGCGGCGTATAACTTTTTTCAATCTTTGATTAGATAG
- a CDS encoding HU family DNA-binding protein, translated as MKKADFINAVAEKTGLSKKDTQNVIDAALETITEALAKGDEVAFIGFGTFTTAQRAAREAKVPGTNKVVKVPATRVVKFKVGKKLKEAVANA; from the coding sequence ATGAAAAAAGCGGACTTTATCAATGCTGTTGCAGAGAAGACAGGGTTGTCTAAAAAAGACACTCAAAATGTAATAGATGCAGCTTTAGAGACAATCACTGAAGCACTAGCAAAAGGTGATGAAGTTGCATTTATAGGCTTTGGTACATTTACAACGGCTCAAAGAGCAGCAAGAGAAGCTAAAGTTCCTGGAACAAACAAAGTCGTAAAAGTCCCTGCAACAAGAGTAGTTAAATTTAAAGTAGGTAAAAAATTAAAAGAAGCAGTTGCAAACGCTTAA
- a CDS encoding c-type cytochrome produces the protein MKKTFVCVALMSSALLFASQNYDGKKLFEEKCMSCHIATIPTIKQKRSMVAPPIMGVMFHVKENYSNKEDAVNFIIDYVMNPSLKKAVCMPGSIRRFGLMPSMKDTVTKDELKAIAKYIYDNYPPKGFMHPNMNKQATKNSSNNNCNVKSNTNQ, from the coding sequence ATGAAAAAAACTTTTGTTTGTGTTGCATTAATGAGTTCTGCTTTACTGTTTGCTTCACAAAATTATGATGGGAAGAAGTTATTTGAAGAGAAGTGTATGTCATGTCATATAGCTACGATACCAACTATAAAACAGAAAAGGAGTATGGTTGCTCCTCCAATAATGGGCGTAATGTTTCATGTTAAAGAGAATTACAGCAATAAAGAGGATGCGGTTAACTTTATTATAGATTATGTAATGAATCCCTCACTAAAAAAAGCTGTTTGTATGCCGGGTAGTATAAGAAGATTTGGTTTGATGCCTTCTATGAAAGATACAGTTACTAAAGATGAGTTAAAGGCTATAGCAAAATATATTTATGATAATTATCCTCCTAAAGGGTTTATGCATCCTAATATGAATAAACAGGCTACAAAAAATTCTTCAAACAACAATTGTAATGTAAAAAGTAACACAAATCAGTAG
- a CDS encoding MgtC/SapB family protein, translating into MDLDFAGGLAIAIILGFMIGLQREIQVYFEKSQEFGGARTFAIISLIGYLCAYLTTYTEWILPSVILGLIIFLTYVHSKTVVLTKDIGTTTEFAAIATFLVGALLFFKDKQSAIYSAILILFLLGLKSKIKEVEGKITRKDLSLAILFFLMTFVILPVLPKKAVDPFGIFNPYQIWLMVVLISGLSFLGYISVKFIGVKKGLLATGFFGGLVSSTAVALSLSKKAVANKDLSLYLAVTIGVASSTMFFRVIIEVAIVDKNLLKFVFYPFLAATLSGYIYLYLLYKKSSFKLSSAEVEFKNPLELKEAIKVGLAFGIIFGSISIVEKYFGNAGVYVISILSGLTDVDAITLSIANMSAKGEFSLKSASIAIVLASVSNSLSKMLIVIYLGGKVIGKYIAGFFTVSLLSMAAVLFLLIL; encoded by the coding sequence ATGGATTTAGATTTTGCTGGCGGTCTTGCCATAGCTATAATTTTGGGTTTTATGATAGGACTGCAAAGAGAGATTCAAGTCTATTTTGAAAAGTCTCAAGAGTTTGGAGGGGCTAGAACTTTTGCAATTATTTCACTTATCGGTTATCTTTGTGCATATCTAACGACCTACACAGAGTGGATTTTGCCTTCAGTAATTTTGGGTTTAATTATATTTTTGACTTATGTCCATTCAAAAACGGTGGTTTTAACAAAAGATATTGGTACTACAACGGAGTTTGCCGCTATTGCTACTTTTTTAGTGGGAGCTTTACTCTTTTTTAAAGATAAACAGAGTGCGATTTACAGTGCTATTTTAATACTTTTTTTGCTTGGATTAAAAAGTAAAATTAAAGAAGTAGAGGGGAAAATCACTAGAAAAGATCTCTCTTTGGCAATTTTGTTTTTTTTGATGACTTTTGTTATTTTACCGGTTTTACCAAAAAAAGCAGTTGATCCTTTTGGAATATTTAATCCTTATCAAATCTGGTTAATGGTTGTGTTGATATCAGGACTCTCTTTTTTAGGATATATCAGTGTAAAATTTATAGGTGTTAAAAAAGGGCTTTTGGCTACAGGTTTTTTTGGAGGATTGGTTTCATCAACTGCTGTTGCTCTCTCTTTATCAAAAAAAGCTGTTGCAAATAAAGATCTTTCTTTGTATTTGGCAGTTACTATAGGTGTGGCTTCAAGTACTATGTTTTTTAGAGTAATAATTGAGGTAGCTATAGTCGACAAAAATCTATTAAAGTTTGTCTTTTATCCTTTTTTAGCTGCAACACTCTCTGGTTATATCTATCTCTATTTATTATATAAAAAATCATCTTTTAAACTTTCATCTGCCGAAGTTGAGTTTAAAAATCCGCTTGAATTAAAAGAGGCTATCAAGGTTGGTTTGGCATTTGGAATAATTTTTGGTTCTATATCGATTGTTGAGAAATATTTTGGAAATGCAGGAGTTTATGTTATTTCGATTTTATCCGGTCTTACTGATGTTGACGCTATAACACTTTCGATTGCAAATATGAGTGCAAAAGGAGAATTTTCTTTAAAATCTGCTTCAATAGCTATTGTCTTAGCATCTGTGTCAAACTCTTTATCAAAAATGCTTATTGTAATATATCTTGGAGGAAAAGTTATAGGAAAATATATTGCTGGTTTTTTTACGGTTTCCCTACTTTCAATGGCTGCAGTTCTTTTCTTGCTCATTTTGTAA
- the lolA gene encoding LolA-like outer membrane lipoprotein chaperone, with protein sequence MKIYITLFFIFTQLFAQIEINSFKSEFIQTIKDSSKKNISYYGKIYFRKPLKILWRYEKPIKKDIYIIGEKVVIVEPELEQVTISKYSDVNNIINILKGAQKITKNLYKAKYNDQKFLIYLDNEGNLKKIKFKDRFEKDVEILFLNPKQNIDIEDNIFEIVIDPSFDIIYN encoded by the coding sequence ATGAAGATTTATATAACACTTTTTTTTATTTTTACGCAACTTTTCGCTCAGATAGAGATAAACTCTTTCAAAAGCGAATTTATCCAAACGATAAAAGATAGCTCAAAAAAAAATATAAGCTACTACGGAAAAATCTATTTTAGAAAGCCTTTAAAAATTCTTTGGAGATACGAAAAACCCATAAAAAAAGATATTTATATAATAGGAGAAAAAGTTGTTATAGTAGAACCGGAACTAGAACAAGTCACAATATCGAAATATTCAGATGTTAACAATATCATAAACATATTAAAAGGCGCCCAAAAAATCACAAAAAATCTTTATAAAGCAAAATATAACGATCAAAAATTTTTAATATACTTAGATAATGAAGGGAATCTTAAAAAGATAAAATTCAAAGACAGGTTTGAAAAGGATGTGGAGATACTTTTTTTAAACCCGAAGCAAAATATCGATATAGAGGATAATATTTTTGAAATTGTTATTGATCCATCCTTTGATATCATATATAACTAA
- the acnB gene encoding bifunctional aconitate hydratase 2/2-methylisocitrate dehydratase: MSFIEEYKKEAAERAKLGIPPKPLTAKQVAEVIELLKQVPIVEEEFLMDLLVNRVPPGVDDAAYVKAAFLRDIVRGHAKTAAISPKHAVEILGTMLGGYNVNPLVEALSHEDEEVASAAAEALKKTLLVYDAFNDVVELSKTNRFAKEVLESWANAEWFLNRPELSESIKVVVFKVPGETNTDDLSPASEAWSRSDIPLHALSMLKAKMPDAQDTIKKLKEETGLPVAFVGDVVGTGSSRKSGINSVQWWIGDDIPHVPNKRTGGVIIGGIIAPIFFNTAEDSGALPIEAPVDNLETGDVIEIRPYEGKILKNGEVVSEFKLKPNTLPDEFRAGGRIPLIIGRGLTRKARTALGMEEENIFARPEQPEGKEGVGYTLAQKMVGRACGMEGVRPGMYIEPETKTVGSQDTTGAMTRDEIKELAALSFGADFVLQSFCHTAAYPKPADIELQHTLPEFITSRGGVSLRPGDGVIHSWLNRMVLPDTVGTGGDSHTRFPIGISFPAGSGLVAFAAVTGSMPLNMPESVLVRFSGELQPGITLRDLVNAIPYFAIKQGLLTVEKKGKKNIFAGRVLEIEGLPFLKVEQAFELSDASAERSAAACTVELDEEPVIEYLQSNIKLIEKMIEAGYEDKRTLERRMNAMKEWLKEPKLMKADKNAEYAAVIEIDLNEIKEPIVACPNDPDDVATLSEVLADPNRPHNIDEVFVGSCMTNIGHYRALGEILKGEGQVPVRLWVVPPTKMDEEELIEEGYYSIFGAAGARTEIPGCSLCMGNQARVRDNAIVFSTSTRNFDNRMGKGAQVYLGSAELAAVTALLGRIPTKEEYVEIVTKKLAGKEDKVYTYLNFHQMNEQLLEEMVHKYV, translated from the coding sequence ATGAGCTTTATCGAAGAGTATAAAAAAGAAGCAGCTGAGAGAGCGAAACTTGGAATACCTCCAAAACCTTTGACAGCTAAGCAAGTTGCGGAGGTTATTGAGCTATTGAAACAAGTTCCTATTGTTGAAGAAGAGTTTTTGATGGATCTTCTAGTAAACAGAGTTCCACCTGGCGTTGATGATGCGGCTTATGTTAAAGCAGCATTTTTAAGAGATATTGTTAGAGGACATGCTAAGACCGCTGCAATAAGTCCAAAACATGCGGTAGAAATTTTGGGAACTATGCTAGGTGGTTACAATGTAAATCCGTTAGTTGAAGCGTTGAGCCATGAAGATGAAGAGGTAGCTAGTGCTGCGGCGGAAGCCTTGAAAAAGACATTGCTTGTTTATGATGCCTTTAATGATGTTGTTGAACTTTCAAAAACAAATAGATTTGCCAAAGAGGTTCTTGAGTCTTGGGCGAATGCAGAGTGGTTCCTAAATAGACCTGAACTTTCCGAATCTATAAAAGTAGTTGTTTTTAAAGTTCCGGGTGAAACAAATACAGACGATCTATCTCCTGCAAGTGAAGCATGGAGTAGAAGTGATATTCCTCTACATGCTTTATCAATGCTTAAAGCAAAAATGCCAGATGCTCAAGATACTATAAAAAAATTAAAAGAAGAGACTGGACTTCCTGTTGCTTTTGTAGGGGACGTTGTTGGAACGGGAAGTTCTAGAAAATCTGGAATCAACTCAGTTCAATGGTGGATAGGTGATGATATACCACATGTGCCAAACAAAAGAACAGGTGGCGTAATAATTGGTGGAATAATTGCTCCAATTTTCTTTAATACCGCAGAAGACTCAGGCGCACTTCCTATTGAAGCTCCGGTAGACAATCTCGAAACTGGCGATGTAATAGAGATTAGACCATATGAAGGAAAAATACTAAAAAATGGTGAAGTAGTTAGTGAATTTAAACTAAAACCAAATACCCTTCCTGATGAATTTAGAGCCGGAGGTAGAATCCCACTTATCATAGGAAGAGGACTAACAAGAAAAGCTAGAACTGCCCTTGGAATGGAAGAGGAAAATATCTTTGCTAGACCTGAACAGCCAGAAGGTAAAGAGGGCGTTGGATATACGTTGGCTCAAAAGATGGTAGGACGTGCTTGTGGTATGGAAGGTGTAAGACCTGGAATGTATATAGAGCCTGAGACAAAAACTGTGGGTTCTCAAGATACAACTGGAGCTATGACAAGAGATGAGATTAAAGAGTTGGCAGCTTTAAGTTTCGGTGCTGATTTTGTTCTTCAAAGTTTTTGTCATACAGCGGCTTATCCAAAACCTGCCGATATAGAACTTCAACATACATTACCTGAATTTATCACATCAAGAGGGGGAGTTAGTTTAAGACCGGGCGATGGCGTTATCCACTCTTGGTTAAATAGAATGGTTCTTCCTGACACAGTTGGAACAGGTGGTGACTCTCATACAAGATTTCCTATAGGTATCTCTTTCCCAGCAGGTTCCGGACTTGTTGCTTTTGCAGCTGTTACAGGAAGTATGCCTTTAAATATGCCTGAGTCTGTTTTGGTTAGATTTTCAGGTGAATTACAGCCAGGAATTACTTTAAGAGATCTTGTTAATGCTATTCCATATTTTGCAATCAAACAAGGACTTTTGACTGTTGAGAAGAAGGGTAAGAAAAATATATTTGCGGGACGCGTTTTAGAGATAGAGGGTCTTCCTTTCTTAAAAGTAGAGCAAGCTTTCGAGCTTAGTGATGCTAGTGCTGAAAGAAGTGCTGCGGCTTGTACGGTTGAATTAGATGAAGAGCCTGTAATAGAGTATCTTCAATCAAATATCAAATTGATTGAAAAGATGATAGAGGCAGGATATGAGGATAAAAGAACTTTAGAGAGAAGAATGAACGCTATGAAAGAGTGGCTAAAAGAGCCAAAACTTATGAAAGCCGATAAAAATGCAGAGTATGCTGCTGTTATCGAGATAGATCTAAATGAGATTAAAGAGCCAATCGTAGCTTGTCCTAATGATCCGGATGATGTTGCTACACTTAGTGAAGTATTGGCAGATCCAAATAGACCTCACAATATTGACGAGGTGTTTGTTGGAAGCTGTATGACAAACATAGGACACTATAGAGCGCTTGGAGAGATATTGAAAGGAGAAGGACAAGTTCCTGTTAGACTTTGGGTTGTTCCTCCGACAAAAATGGATGAAGAAGAACTTATAGAAGAGGGATATTACTCAATTTTCGGTGCGGCAGGAGCTAGAACAGAGATTCCTGGATGTAGTTTATGTATGGGTAACCAGGCAAGAGTTAGAGATAACGCGATAGTGTTCTCAACTTCTACAAGAAACTTTGATAACAGAATGGGTAAAGGCGCTCAAGTATATCTTGGAAGTGCTGAACTTGCAGCGGTTACTGCTCTTCTCGGAAGAATTCCTACAAAAGAAGAGTATGTTGAAATTGTTACTAAAAAACTTGCAGGAAAAGAGGATAAAGTTTACACTTACCTCAATTTCCACCAGATGAACGAACAGCTTCTAGAGGAGATGGTACACAAGTATGTTTAA